From the genome of Isachenkonia alkalipeptolytica, one region includes:
- the cobU gene encoding bifunctional adenosylcobinamide kinase/adenosylcobinamide-phosphate guanylyltransferase, producing MITFITGGARSGKSSFGEALVKKAATVPADVLYIPTAKAYDEEMQDRINKHRIRRPKEWETLEMSTRFQGLEINSDFVERSVVMVDCLGVFVTNRMLLKERDFDQITANERDQMEKEIQREVKHLLDILREKEAFIVSNEVGMGLVPEYPMGRIFRDILGRINHEVAARADKVYFVVAGIPMCLKGEDR from the coding sequence ATGATTACCTTTATCACAGGAGGAGCAAGAAGCGGAAAAAGCAGCTTCGGTGAGGCACTGGTAAAAAAAGCGGCAACGGTGCCCGCTGATGTTTTATACATACCCACAGCAAAGGCCTATGACGAAGAAATGCAGGATCGGATCAACAAACACCGCATCCGGCGGCCAAAGGAGTGGGAAACCCTGGAAATGTCCACAAGGTTTCAGGGGCTAGAAATAAATTCGGATTTTGTAGAGCGTTCCGTAGTTATGGTGGACTGTCTCGGTGTTTTTGTGACCAATAGAATGCTTTTAAAGGAACGGGACTTCGATCAAATCACGGCAAATGAACGGGATCAGATGGAAAAAGAAATTCAACGGGAAGTGAAGCATCTTCTGGACATACTAAGGGAAAAAGAGGCTTTTATTGTATCCAATGAAGTGGGGATGGGCTTAGTACCCGAGTATCCCATGGGGCGGATCTTTCGAGATATTCTAGGCCGGATAAATCATGAGGTGGCGGCCCGGGCGGATAAGGTGTATTTTGTTGTAGCCGGTATTCCCATGTGTCTAAAGGGGGAGGATCGGTGA
- a CDS encoding class I SAM-dependent methyltransferase, translated as MEKELKYWVDLWEKQEKGRHKQQEFWDNRADFFDGKVFTEGKIGSNVVKLLKSKNMLSKDMKVLDIGCGPGKHTLPMAKEVKSITALDISENMLKHLQKNMESTNILNIHPISLDWKDVDLKGRQWEKAFDLVFASMTPGVFNYETLEKMLMACRKYCYLSGFVRRSDRLENEIADYIYEKYQLSPKKIDKVYYVFNILWQLDYTPEIEYIHRKWEDDMTVEEAYSLYTDKMSSMVSLSEEDREKIKKILEHKSHKGKVTEKTEVIQGILTWKCPPYSYPSKKL; from the coding sequence ATGGAAAAAGAACTGAAATATTGGGTTGATCTATGGGAGAAACAGGAAAAGGGAAGACATAAGCAGCAAGAGTTTTGGGATAACAGAGCTGATTTTTTTGACGGCAAAGTATTTACTGAAGGGAAAATAGGCAGCAATGTTGTGAAACTGTTAAAATCTAAAAATATGCTGTCAAAAGATATGAAGGTACTGGATATCGGCTGTGGTCCCGGTAAACATACCCTACCCATGGCTAAGGAGGTAAAAAGCATCACTGCTTTGGATATATCGGAAAACATGCTGAAACATTTACAGAAAAACATGGAAAGTACCAACATATTAAATATCCATCCTATAAGTTTGGATTGGAAGGATGTAGATTTAAAAGGGCGTCAGTGGGAAAAAGCCTTTGACTTGGTTTTTGCATCCATGACTCCCGGGGTATTTAACTATGAGACCTTGGAAAAAATGCTTATGGCCTGTAGAAAGTATTGTTACCTCAGTGGCTTTGTCAGAAGATCCGACCGATTAGAGAATGAAATCGCCGACTACATTTATGAAAAGTATCAATTGTCCCCGAAAAAAATCGATAAAGTTTATTATGTCTTTAATATCCTGTGGCAACTGGACTACACCCCGGAGATAGAGTACATCCACAGAAAGTGGGAGGATGATATGACAGTGGAAGAGGCCTACAGTCTTTATACCGACAAAATGTCTTCTATGGTAAGCTTGTCGGAAGAGGACCGAGAAAAAATCAAAAAAATTCTTGAGCATAAATCCCACAAGGGGAAGGTAACTGAAAAAACTGAAGTGATTCAGGGCATCCTCACTTGGAAATGTCCACCTTATTCATATCCCAGTAAAAAATTGTAA
- a CDS encoding pyridoxal phosphate-dependent aminotransferase, protein MNKHGGYLGNKEQVIDFSVNISPFGPPESVKQGIMESLEAIEKYPSIDGEDYRYLLQKAFSLDKLDPRQLIIGNGAMELIYLFARSLKPKRVLLVQPTFNEYQRAFELAGTKVEYFILEESSGFSIPEDQLMKKLENLKPEALLLCSPNNPTGVYYEKKLLQRIAHVMSTWEGILFVDESFEEFVLDEDLYGNEESTLFSAEDSSGDNTGSETAPLYNTGIMNMFILRSLTKFYGIPGLRLGYGIGHSSLIEKLLEHKEPWTVNTFAFKALEKIVFEKEYPRHLTEWLKEEKNYLEKHFQELRNLGLIIYPSSVNFYLGKIPGISAKLLQEKLLEAGIYIRTCEDFHGLDHEHFRFALRMRKDNEKLIQALEKLLTD, encoded by the coding sequence ATGAACAAACACGGCGGCTATCTAGGCAACAAGGAACAGGTGATTGATTTTAGCGTGAACATTTCACCCTTTGGTCCTCCGGAGTCCGTGAAACAGGGGATTATGGAGTCCTTAGAGGCGATTGAAAAATACCCATCCATTGATGGAGAAGATTACCGTTATTTGTTGCAAAAAGCCTTCTCACTGGATAAATTGGATCCCCGACAGCTGATTATCGGAAATGGAGCCATGGAGCTGATTTACTTATTTGCCCGAAGCCTTAAGCCGAAGAGGGTGCTATTGGTCCAGCCCACCTTTAATGAGTATCAACGGGCTTTTGAACTGGCGGGGACAAAAGTGGAGTATTTTATCTTAGAGGAAAGCTCAGGGTTTTCCATTCCCGAAGATCAATTGATGAAAAAACTCGAAAACCTCAAGCCTGAAGCACTTCTTTTATGCAGCCCTAACAACCCTACGGGGGTCTATTACGAGAAAAAGCTTCTTCAGCGCATTGCCCATGTGATGTCCACCTGGGAAGGAATCCTTTTTGTAGATGAATCTTTTGAAGAGTTTGTGCTTGATGAAGATTTATACGGGAATGAAGAATCAACCTTATTTTCAGCAGAGGATTCTTCAGGGGACAATACTGGATCAGAAACAGCTCCACTATACAATACCGGTATAATGAATATGTTCATTCTTCGTTCCTTAACAAAATTTTACGGAATACCCGGACTTCGCTTAGGATATGGGATCGGCCATAGCTCGCTGATTGAAAAGCTACTGGAACATAAGGAGCCATGGACCGTGAACACCTTTGCTTTTAAGGCCTTAGAGAAAATCGTCTTCGAAAAGGAGTATCCACGTCATCTGACTGAGTGGCTAAAGGAAGAAAAAAACTATTTGGAAAAACACTTTCAAGAACTCAGAAACTTGGGTTTAATAATCTACCCGAGCAGTGTAAACTTTTATCTCGGGAAAATTCCCGGGATATCGGCAAAATTGCTGCAGGAAAAACTATTAGAGGCCGGCATATACATTCGTACCTGTGAAGATTTTCATGGACTGGACCATGAACATTTCCGATTTGCCCTAAGGATGCGAAAGGATAACGAAAAGCTGATTCAGGCACTTGAGAAGCTACTAACCGATTAA
- a CDS encoding cobyric acid synthase: MGKNIMFQGTGSSVGKSLLTAGLCRALFNRGYAVAPFKSQNMALNSFITKDGKEMGRAQVVQAEAAGIEPSVEMNPILLKPTSQVGSQVIIEGKVYGNLDAKAYQKEKVHLKKKVHRTYQSLSKKYEAVIIEGAGSPAEINLREHDLVNMGLAEMVDAPVILVGDIDRGGVFASIYGTVMLLEPQEQRRIKGFIINKFRGDVEILKPGIRMMEEKVGIPCLGVMPYDSFMIEDEDSVTNRFEEKASQNKPDQGNALRENQDGSLSKVKIGVIKLPFISNFTDFLPLETEQEVLLTYIQDPKDCEDLDLLIIPGSKNTLHDRKFLIEKGFDERIYPQVKKGSLVMGICGGYQILGSTLRDDHQVESGIAEINGLGLLDIDTVMEKEKTTRQITGRSPLFQQKIEGMSLKREFETIITGYEIHMGRTTRKEGTSPWISLEDGSFDGSIDEKNQIFGTYLHGIFENDDFRRDLIGHLKKKRILDTTEGKDFISAVEEAGSSFKELKNQEYNRLATMMEEYVDMDALLRVMGW; encoded by the coding sequence ATGGGAAAAAATATCATGTTTCAGGGGACCGGTTCCTCTGTGGGAAAAAGTTTACTGACCGCAGGCCTTTGCCGGGCGCTTTTTAATCGGGGCTACGCCGTGGCTCCTTTTAAATCCCAAAATATGGCTCTAAACTCTTTTATCACGAAAGATGGTAAGGAAATGGGAAGGGCCCAGGTGGTTCAGGCGGAAGCGGCTGGAATCGAACCCTCGGTGGAGATGAACCCGATTCTCTTAAAGCCCACCAGCCAGGTAGGGTCCCAGGTGATTATTGAAGGAAAGGTGTACGGAAATTTGGATGCCAAGGCCTATCAAAAGGAGAAGGTCCATTTAAAAAAGAAGGTCCATCGGACTTATCAAAGCCTCAGTAAAAAATATGAAGCGGTGATTATTGAAGGGGCCGGCAGTCCCGCAGAGATCAACCTTCGAGAGCATGATTTGGTAAACATGGGTCTTGCGGAGATGGTGGACGCTCCGGTAATTTTAGTGGGAGATATCGACCGCGGTGGGGTGTTTGCATCGATTTACGGCACTGTAATGCTTTTAGAGCCTCAGGAACAGCGGCGAATTAAAGGATTTATCATTAATAAGTTTCGGGGTGATGTGGAAATATTAAAGCCCGGGATCCGGATGATGGAGGAAAAAGTCGGAATTCCCTGTCTCGGCGTTATGCCCTATGACAGTTTTATGATCGAAGATGAGGATAGCGTTACCAATCGATTTGAAGAGAAGGCTTCTCAAAATAAACCTGATCAGGGAAATGCACTCCGAGAAAATCAAGACGGGAGTTTATCGAAAGTAAAAATCGGAGTGATTAAGCTGCCTTTTATCTCCAACTTTACAGATTTTTTGCCCCTGGAAACAGAGCAGGAGGTTCTGTTAACTTACATTCAAGACCCTAAAGACTGCGAAGATCTGGATCTATTGATCATTCCCGGCAGTAAAAACACCCTCCATGACCGTAAGTTTTTAATCGAAAAGGGCTTTGACGAAAGAATATACCCTCAGGTGAAAAAAGGAAGCTTGGTAATGGGTATTTGCGGCGGATATCAAATTCTGGGAAGTACCTTACGGGACGATCATCAAGTGGAATCGGGGATCGCGGAAATCAATGGTCTAGGTTTATTGGACATCGATACGGTGATGGAAAAGGAAAAAACAACTAGACAGATTACCGGCCGAAGCCCTCTTTTCCAACAGAAAATAGAAGGAATGAGTCTTAAAAGGGAGTTCGAGACAATAATCACCGGCTATGAAATCCACATGGGAAGAACCACAAGAAAAGAAGGAACCAGCCCCTGGATTAGTTTAGAGGACGGCAGTTTCGACGGCAGCATCGACGAGAAAAACCAAATTTTCGGAACCTATCTTCACGGGATTTTTGAAAACGATGATTTTCGCCGGGATCTGATCGGTCATTTAAAAAAGAAAAGAATTCTGGACACTACGGAGGGGAAAGACTTTATCAGTGCCGTGGAAGAAGCGGGTTCTTCCTTTAAAGAGCTCAAGAATCAGGAATACAACCGACTGGCGACTATGATGGAAGAGTACGTGGATATGGACGCCTTGCTTAGGGTCATGGGGTGGTAG
- a CDS encoding cobalamin B12-binding domain-containing protein, translating to MDIQKLKEEYLSGLLRGDRRQCYLLVKEALDETITLQELYEEVIGPSMMEIGRLWEVNEITIAQEHLATAITQSVISGLYEHLFSNKNPEYKGKMILTCVGEELHELGPRMLADLIEMDGWDVRYLGANMPIDAIFEMVREEKPDLVGLSATVEENKEVIRDLIKRIKEEYDPSIPVMVGGLAYVISPDLYQYTGGDFLGKNFTEALQFTRKVAAKRI from the coding sequence ATGGATATCCAAAAGCTAAAAGAGGAGTATTTATCAGGCTTACTTCGGGGAGATCGACGTCAGTGTTACCTTTTAGTGAAGGAGGCTCTGGATGAAACAATCACCCTGCAGGAACTGTACGAAGAGGTGATTGGTCCTTCTATGATGGAAATAGGAAGGTTGTGGGAAGTTAATGAAATTACCATAGCCCAAGAGCATTTAGCAACCGCCATTACCCAAAGTGTTATTTCCGGTCTTTATGAGCATCTGTTTTCCAATAAAAACCCGGAGTATAAAGGAAAGATGATTTTAACCTGTGTCGGGGAGGAACTTCACGAATTAGGACCACGGATGCTGGCGGACCTTATTGAAATGGATGGTTGGGATGTTCGATACCTAGGAGCCAATATGCCCATTGATGCAATATTTGAAATGGTGAGGGAAGAAAAACCGGATCTTGTCGGGCTCTCCGCTACGGTAGAAGAAAACAAAGAAGTTATCAGAGACCTGATCAAAAGAATTAAAGAAGAATACGATCCATCGATTCCGGTAATGGTAGGAGGGTTGGCCTATGTAATTTCTCCTGATTTGTATCAGTACACCGGGGGGGACTTTTTAGGAAAAAACTTCACTGAAGCATTGCAATTCACAAGAAAAGTCGCTGCTAAAAGAATATAA
- the cobS gene encoding adenosylcobinamide-GDP ribazoletransferase: protein MRSKIFSAIGSEMRSFLLMLTFLTRIPVKFSFKIRQREFHRGIFYMPLIGGIIGIVLGVVGYLMHFMDPLIRAVILWMVYLWLTGGLHLDGLSDLSDGIFSNRKEEDLRRVIKDSHIGAFGVIAIVVNILLTVALFSFMGPAYIILGPLLSRSGVLFAMGFSSYPKNQQGLGKGVIEATGLRTLLMSTLLPVVIVLIFYPTVIFLPLFLTFMGGLFLSKWITMKLGGLTGDGIGFIIEVLQPLSLFLIYLINLS, encoded by the coding sequence GTGAGGAGTAAAATTTTTTCGGCCATCGGGTCTGAGATGCGTTCCTTTCTGTTGATGCTGACCTTTTTAACTCGGATACCCGTAAAATTCTCCTTTAAGATTAGGCAAAGGGAATTTCATCGGGGAATCTTTTATATGCCTTTGATCGGAGGAATCATTGGCATTGTCCTTGGAGTTGTGGGATACCTAATGCATTTTATGGACCCCTTAATACGGGCAGTGATTCTCTGGATGGTTTATTTATGGCTTACAGGTGGTCTTCACCTGGATGGACTTTCCGACCTTAGTGACGGGATTTTCAGTAATCGTAAAGAGGAGGACTTACGAAGAGTTATCAAGGATAGTCACATTGGTGCCTTCGGTGTTATTGCCATTGTAGTAAATATCCTCCTCACCGTAGCACTTTTTTCTTTCATGGGACCGGCATACATTATTCTAGGCCCTCTGCTCAGCCGTAGCGGGGTCCTGTTTGCCATGGGTTTTTCCTCCTATCCTAAAAATCAGCAAGGTCTTGGCAAAGGAGTGATTGAAGCTACGGGGTTAAGAACTTTGTTGATGAGTACATTGCTACCGGTAGTTATTGTTCTTATCTTTTATCCGACAGTGATTTTTCTTCCCCTTTTTTTAACCTTTATGGGAGGCTTGTTCCTCTCTAAATGGATTACAATGAAACTGGGTGGCCTTACGGGCGACGGTATCGGATTTATTATCGAGGTGCTTCAGCCTCTTAGTTTATTTTTGATTTATCTCATAAACCTTAGCTAA
- a CDS encoding Crp/Fnr family transcriptional regulator — protein MPSTSAKLHNPCQNCQGEHCIKEIPLLSSLSKQELEKLTEEVIIRDYKKGDRIFRRGDKADGLFIVCSGKMKITKSLSDGREQILYIYSPGDFIGAFNLLKADRFEFDATAIQPTRMSILKKGSFDAIILKNPEMTLKVLEKAYDRINSIESLVERLSIGNSDAKVASMLLSLIKEFGKETPEGTLLNLTMNREEMASLAGIARETVIRKMKEFQREGILEDRGNRKVLIKSIKRLEGKL, from the coding sequence ATGCCAAGCACTTCTGCAAAACTGCACAACCCTTGTCAAAATTGTCAGGGAGAACACTGTATCAAAGAAATACCCCTGCTCTCGTCTTTAAGCAAACAGGAACTGGAAAAACTGACGGAAGAGGTAATCATCCGAGATTATAAAAAAGGAGACCGTATTTTTCGCCGTGGGGATAAAGCCGACGGTCTCTTTATCGTGTGTTCGGGAAAAATGAAAATCACCAAGTCCCTCTCCGACGGAAGGGAACAGATTCTTTACATTTACTCTCCGGGGGATTTTATCGGGGCCTTTAATCTCCTAAAGGCTGATCGTTTCGAGTTTGATGCTACGGCCATCCAACCGACAAGAATGAGTATTCTAAAAAAAGGTTCTTTTGACGCCATAATACTCAAAAATCCTGAAATGACCTTAAAGGTTTTGGAAAAGGCCTATGACCGGATCAACAGCATTGAATCCTTAGTAGAGCGCCTATCCATCGGAAATTCCGATGCCAAAGTGGCAAGTATGCTCCTAAGCCTTATAAAGGAGTTCGGAAAAGAAACCCCTGAGGGTACATTGTTGAATCTCACTATGAATCGGGAGGAAATGGCAAGTCTCGCCGGTATTGCCCGGGAGACTGTGATTCGAAAAATGAAAGAGTTTCAGCGAGAGGGGATCCTAGAGGACCGAGGCAACCGGAAAGTGTTGATCAAGAGTATTAAAAGACTTGAAGGGAAGCTTTAG
- the cbiB gene encoding adenosylcobinamide-phosphate synthase CbiB, with protein MEWLMVIVFALILDRIFGDPVGMPHPVIYIGRLITLLEKGIRRQKSLSLKVAGFILALGVPLVVGVFIHGLLLLGDLLHPGLYWVITLYFLTSGIATECLKQEGMKVFDQLKKTNLKDARRRLSYLVGRNTEELSEEEVIKATVETVSENTIDGVLAPLFYIFLGIALGLPLELLWMYKAVNTLDSMVGYIQEPYKDIGYASAKLDDLLNLIPARLGSLLMLIFGAGSKKEFCDGLSTFRRDRRSHKSPNAGHPESVVAGILGIQLGGTHRYFGEVLEKPAIGISKRGPKLQDIPRAALIMYRAQYGFTVLWVTMYIFFNA; from the coding sequence ATGGAGTGGCTCATGGTTATAGTCTTTGCCCTAATCCTTGACAGGATATTTGGAGATCCTGTAGGGATGCCTCATCCTGTGATCTACATCGGAAGGTTGATTACGCTCCTTGAGAAGGGTATTCGAAGGCAGAAAAGCCTTTCCTTAAAAGTTGCAGGATTTATCCTGGCCCTTGGGGTGCCTCTGGTCGTTGGGGTTTTTATCCATGGATTATTACTGCTGGGGGATTTATTGCATCCCGGGCTTTATTGGGTAATTACGCTTTATTTTTTAACGTCGGGGATCGCTACAGAGTGTTTAAAGCAAGAGGGAATGAAGGTTTTTGACCAGCTGAAAAAGACGAATTTAAAGGACGCAAGACGGCGACTGTCCTACCTGGTGGGGAGAAACACCGAAGAACTTTCCGAAGAGGAAGTGATAAAGGCCACGGTGGAGACGGTTTCGGAAAACACCATTGACGGGGTGTTAGCCCCCTTGTTTTATATATTTCTCGGGATCGCCCTGGGCCTGCCCCTGGAGCTATTATGGATGTATAAAGCGGTAAACACCTTGGATTCCATGGTGGGCTATATTCAAGAGCCCTATAAGGATATCGGCTACGCCTCGGCGAAGTTGGACGACCTGTTAAATCTTATCCCCGCAAGGCTGGGAAGTTTATTGATGCTGATTTTCGGAGCGGGTAGCAAAAAAGAGTTTTGTGATGGACTGAGCACCTTTCGCCGGGATCGTAGGTCTCATAAAAGCCCCAATGCGGGACATCCTGAGTCCGTGGTGGCAGGGATCCTAGGGATTCAGCTAGGAGGGACCCATCGCTACTTCGGTGAAGTGTTGGAAAAACCTGCCATCGGAATTTCCAAACGAGGTCCGAAACTCCAGGATATTCCCCGGGCGGCACTGATTATGTATCGGGCCCAGTACGGTTTTACAGTACTTTGGGTTACTATGTATATTTTTTTCAACGCTTGA
- the pflA gene encoding pyruvate formate-lyase-activating protein — MNRELIKLGQFDDESKRKGVKAIMIGRIHSYETMGLHDGPGIRTVFFLQGCPLKCLYCHNPDTQKFDGGREMSTEEVVAVAKRYKPFYRRSGGGVTISGGEPLLQWEFLRDLFQRLREEGISIALDTSGYGGSNKLTSYDETNKTMGPTSGYLGELLSYVDHLLMDIKHVTDSKHLKLTGKNMEGTRDLLRELPDFHGKVWIRHVMVPGYTDNKKSMEALYCMIAPYQNKIEKVEILPYHKMGAEKYQELGRKDPLSGTPPMDVDKAREYELFLEKLLEAREALRTG, encoded by the coding sequence TTGAATAGAGAGTTGATAAAACTTGGACAGTTTGATGATGAAAGCAAAAGAAAGGGTGTGAAGGCTATAATGATAGGACGAATCCACAGCTATGAAACCATGGGCCTTCATGACGGGCCGGGCATCCGCACCGTGTTTTTTCTTCAGGGATGCCCGCTTAAATGCCTCTACTGCCATAATCCCGACACCCAAAAGTTTGATGGAGGCAGGGAAATGAGCACTGAAGAAGTGGTGGCTGTTGCAAAGCGATACAAACCTTTTTACCGACGGTCGGGAGGAGGCGTAACCATCTCCGGTGGGGAGCCGCTTTTGCAATGGGAGTTTTTGCGAGATCTTTTTCAAAGGCTCAGGGAAGAGGGGATCTCCATCGCTTTGGATACCAGCGGATATGGAGGAAGTAACAAGTTAACAAGCTACGACGAAACAAATAAAACAATGGGGCCGACTTCAGGGTACCTTGGAGAGTTACTTTCTTATGTGGATCATTTGTTAATGGACATCAAACATGTAACGGATTCCAAGCACTTGAAACTCACAGGTAAGAACATGGAGGGGACCCGGGACCTCCTTCGTGAGCTACCTGATTTTCATGGGAAGGTTTGGATCCGTCATGTAATGGTCCCGGGTTATACCGACAATAAGAAGAGTATGGAAGCTTTATACTGTATGATAGCTCCCTATCAAAATAAAATAGAAAAAGTAGAGATCCTGCCCTACCATAAAATGGGGGCGGAAAAGTATCAAGAGCTTGGCCGAAAGGACCCCTTATCCGGAACCCCTCCCATGGATGTTGACAAAGCCCGGGAATATGAGTTATTCTTAGAAAAACTTCTGGAAGCTAGGGAAGCGTTGAGAACCGGATAA
- the pflB gene encoding formate C-acetyltransferase, with protein sequence MKAWDGFKGFQWKDSINVREFIQQNYTPYEGDDLFLEGCTERTKSLWEKGEAAITEEIREGKVAIDTTRFSGIANYPPGYLNRKKELIHGFQSDQPLKRIVNPYGGYRMVQDALKAYDHEMDPELEKSFTAFRKTHNDGVFDAYTKEMKKARSVGLLSGLPDAYGRGRIIGDYRRMALYGSQVLKGEKLKEKDDIKGSSVEETIKLREEIKEQVRAIEEMEKMAESYGYNITQPADTAREAIQFFYFAYLAAVKENNGAAMSLGRNTTFLDIYIERDLQRGIISEVQAQELIDDLVIKLRMVRHLRTPEYNELFAGDPNWITEAIGGMGVDGRTLVTKTAYRFLHTLTNLGPAPEPNMTVLWSEDLPDNFKNYCSKMSLETGAIQYENDDLMRPIYGDDYGIACCVSAMEIGKEMQFFGARANLGKALLYAINGGRDEMKSGENGEPIQMIEGIEPLEGEILDFDQVMKNFNKVNQSLAKLYVETMNTIHYMHDQYAYEASQMALHDSLVHRYMAFGVAGLSIVADSLSAIKFAEVRPVRNEQGIAVDFRVTGEYPTYGNDDDRVDDLAVQVLEDFSKELKQTETYRNAEHTLSVLTITSNVVYGKKTGTTPDGRKKGEPFAPGANPMHGRDQRGALASLNSVAKLPYDKVCKDGISNTFSITPKALGKEVRNQIKNLSNILDGYFAQGAFHLNVNAVQRKVLEDAMAHPEKYPLLTLRVSGYAVHFNRLTQEQKEEVLARTFHESA encoded by the coding sequence ATGAAAGCATGGGATGGATTCAAAGGATTTCAGTGGAAAGACAGTATAAATGTACGGGAGTTTATTCAACAAAATTACACACCCTATGAAGGGGATGATCTTTTTTTAGAGGGATGTACCGAGAGAACCAAGAGTCTTTGGGAGAAAGGGGAGGCCGCCATTACCGAAGAGATTAGAGAGGGAAAGGTTGCCATTGATACTACTAGGTTTTCCGGGATTGCCAACTATCCTCCCGGGTATTTAAACCGGAAAAAAGAGCTGATTCACGGATTTCAGTCGGATCAGCCCCTAAAGCGGATTGTAAATCCTTACGGCGGGTATCGAATGGTACAGGACGCCTTAAAGGCCTATGATCATGAAATGGATCCGGAATTGGAAAAATCCTTTACCGCCTTTCGAAAAACCCATAACGACGGGGTGTTTGACGCCTATACTAAGGAGATGAAAAAAGCCCGGTCGGTAGGACTTTTATCGGGACTGCCCGATGCCTACGGTCGGGGAAGAATCATTGGAGACTATCGACGAATGGCTCTTTACGGATCTCAGGTGCTAAAGGGTGAGAAGCTAAAGGAAAAGGACGATATTAAGGGGAGCTCCGTAGAAGAGACCATAAAACTTCGAGAAGAGATTAAAGAGCAGGTCCGGGCTATTGAAGAAATGGAAAAAATGGCGGAAAGTTACGGTTATAACATTACCCAACCGGCAGATACTGCCCGGGAAGCGATACAATTTTTTTACTTTGCTTATTTGGCAGCGGTAAAAGAAAACAATGGAGCGGCCATGTCCCTTGGACGAAACACCACCTTTTTGGATATTTATATAGAACGGGATTTACAGCGGGGAATTATAAGTGAAGTACAGGCTCAGGAGTTGATTGACGACCTGGTCATTAAACTTCGAATGGTACGGCATCTTAGAACCCCGGAATATAATGAACTTTTCGCCGGAGATCCCAACTGGATTACCGAGGCCATTGGCGGAATGGGTGTTGATGGGCGGACCTTGGTAACGAAAACCGCTTATCGATTTCTTCATACTTTAACGAACCTAGGCCCGGCTCCGGAGCCCAATATGACTGTCCTATGGTCCGAAGATCTGCCGGATAATTTTAAAAACTACTGCAGCAAAATGTCTCTGGAAACCGGGGCCATTCAATACGAAAACGACGATTTGATGCGACCGATCTACGGCGACGATTACGGCATTGCCTGCTGCGTATCGGCGATGGAAATTGGAAAGGAAATGCAGTTTTTCGGTGCCCGGGCAAATCTTGGGAAAGCCCTGCTATACGCCATCAACGGTGGTCGGGATGAGATGAAATCTGGAGAAAACGGTGAACCGATCCAGATGATTGAGGGCATTGAACCCTTAGAGGGAGAAATTCTGGACTTTGACCAAGTGATGAAAAACTTTAATAAGGTAAATCAGTCCCTGGCTAAGCTCTATGTGGAAACCATGAACACCATTCACTATATGCATGATCAATATGCCTACGAAGCCTCTCAGATGGCTCTTCATGACAGTCTGGTGCACCGATATATGGCCTTTGGGGTTGCGGGACTGTCCATTGTGGCCGATAGCCTGTCGGCAATTAAATTTGCCGAGGTGCGACCGGTTCGAAATGAACAAGGCATCGCCGTAGACTTTAGGGTAACGGGAGAATATCCAACCTACGGCAATGATGATGACCGGGTGGACGACCTTGCAGTACAGGTGCTGGAAGACTTCAGCAAGGAGCTGAAACAAACAGAAACTTACCGAAATGCGGAGCACACCCTGTCGGTGCTGACCATTACCTCGAATGTGGTTTACGGAAAGAAAACCGGGACCACTCCCGATGGAAGGAAAAAAGGTGAACCCTTTGCACCGGGAGCCAATCCCATGCACGGGCGGGATCAACGGGGGGCACTGGCTTCACTGAACTCTGTGGCAAAACTGCCCTACGATAAAGTATGTAAAGACGGGATCTCCAACACCTTCTCCATTACGCCGAAGGCTCTTGGAAAAGAAGTAAGGAATCAGATCAAAAACCTTAGCAACATCCTAGACGGCTATTTCGCACAAGGGGCCTTCCATCTAAACGTTAACGCCGTACAGCGAAAAGTTTTGGAAGATGCCATGGCTCATCCGGAAAAGTATCCTCTATTAACCCTTCGGGTTTCCGGATACGCCGTTCACTTTAATCGATTGACCCAAGAACAAAAGGAGGAGGTTCTGGCACGAACCTTCCACGAAAGTGCATAA